Below is a window of Pyrobaculum aerophilum str. IM2 DNA.
CTGAAAGCGGCTATGTCACTTATAAAGTATACTTTACGACACAGGGCGCCTGTCCCACAGAACCTCCAAAAGGAAAGGAGATAGTGTTAAAGGCGTATCGGGCTAGAGTTGTCGAGAATGTTGAGCCGGTGAGCACTAAGCCGCAGTCTATTACATCCACTGAGAGGATTTTGCCAGCGTATAAAGCTCAGATTAAGGTTACAAATTAGCCCGGTTTTTTAGTATTTTTTATCCTATAAGGGATTTCATAGATTCTAACTAAGATGGGGGAATTTACTTTATTCTCAGTAACTGTGGGCGAATTGAAGCGTGGAATGGCGGGAGTTGTCAATGAGTGGATACAAAGGGGATGCGGGTTATGTGCACGCAGCCCGTTGCCAGCATAATGGCCGCATCTTCACGCCCCTGAGGTCTCTTCAATTAATGCGACATACTGCCGCTTTAGGAAGATATTGTGTAGCGCCTTCTAAGTGTATGGCACCGCAACGCCGATTTCAGTAGCCAAATCCCATCTACTTTAAGTAGATCAATTTTTTATCCAAGCGATATTATTACGTCGTGAAGTTATTTATCATCGTTATAGTTAGCGTTATTGTTATTGTTTTTATCGCATACTCGCTTATAGACAGATACTACGGCGTATGTATCTCGCACGGATCCGGCTATGACTGTGTTGTTTACAGAGGATTTAGCGAAGTGGGCAGAGTGGCTCTATTTCAAAACGGCACGGTGGACTTTAAGTGGGGCACGGTATCGGTACGCGGCCCCTTGAGGTGTGTAGGTAACTGCACGCCTGGTAGCCTGACCGCCATTGGGATACGCGGTATCTACGTGGTTGAGGGCGGGGGGACAACCAGCGTCGTCTTCTACCACTTAAATGCCTACCTTGGTTACATATTGGCAGTGCCCGTTGCACTATACATATACGCCTTAGCCCTAATTGCAAGCGGCGCTCTTGAGAAGATGTACCGCGGGCTTAAAATTGTCGTCGTAGCTGGGACAGTTGCAACAGCCCTCTCCATATTCACTACGCCGCTAGAGCCAATCTCAGCGGCGGCGCTGTCAATATGTGGTCTGTCTACCACGGCTCTGGGGGTATATGCCGTTAGGCGGGTGAGGCAATGGGTAATGTCGATGTTGACGTAGTTATCAGATTGCTCTCCCTCCTCCTACAGAGGCCTATGAGGAAGACTGAATTATGGAGGCTCAGTAAGCTTAACTATTACAGTTTCGAGAGGTACCTCCTAATATTAATAGAGAGGGGACTAGTGGCTGAGAGAGACGGGCTTTATCACTTGACTGAGAAGGGGACTAGAGAGACTTTGGCAATTTTAGAATGGTTGCGCAGAGTCCTCTACTAATGGCTTACACTTGCTGAGATCTATAAAGTGTATTTAAACGTCGGACGGTTGAGTTAGCCTTAACACAGAGATAAGTAGCGACGCAGAAAAGGTGGCTGAGACGCCCGTAGTGGCTGTAACAGGCGGAGTGTTTATCGCCACGCTAGACGCCGTGATAACCATCGTCATCCCGCCGTTGGGTTGTATCCCGCATTACATAGGAGTAATGAGCCACCCGCCAAGTCTTAACTTCTATAAACTCCTCTCTCCGCGTGAAGAGGCCCTTTCAGGCGCCCGTCGAGGTATCTGTTAACCCTCCTACTCTCCAGGTTTACGATGAATGAGTCCTCTTGTCATCGGCGTTTTATTAAGTCTGCAACGTTCATAAATATACCTCATGTTGTTTATAAGTGATGAGCCAGGCGATTAGGATGCATGACGCACCACGACCTCCTCTGACTTTATGCAAAGGAGAAGTGGTAGCGGCACGCACTCTTGGTGAGTAACTTTTTAATAACTATAGCGGGGTTTGCGTCATGAGAAAGGTGGCAGTGTTAACCTTAATACTGGCGTTTATCCTACTGGCCGCCGGGTGGCAGACTTATACTATAAAAGTTGCCTCTGTTGAAATAAACGCACTTGCCGTGGGGCCGTCAGGAGGGTCCGTCTTGCCGATAAAAGTGACTTTGCTCACGCCCGGCGACGGCCGCGCCTATGTGGCAGGCGTACCAGAGGCGGGACAGGGGTTTGGCCCCTCGGCGCAAATCGCCCTTTATGTGGCATCGCGCCTCTCGGGAGTCCCCTACACGAATTACACAGCACTGCTTAGAGTGCTCGCCAGCGATGCCCAAGTCGGCGGGCCTTCTGCCAGCGGCTATATAACAGTGGCGCTGTACGCCTTAATGAACGGCCTTCAGCTACGGAATGATACAGCCATGACGGGGATTATACTCCCCGACGGCCTCATAGGGCCTGTGGGCGGGGTGTCTCAAAAAGTCAGCGCCGCCGCTGCGCAGGGAATTAAAACGGCGCTTGTGCCAATAGGCGAGGCCCCAAGCGGCATTAGGGGGATAAGGGTCATTGAAATAGGCACTGTGGAGGACGCTATTTATTACCTCACGGGCCGGAGGATTGAAACCCCGCCTCCCACTGCCGTTGACGACTCTACCTTTAAGACAATTTCGAGGGACTTACTCAACGCGATATACAGCTATTACAACCAGACAGTGGGAAGGGGGTATGTAGACACAGCGACAATAGAGCGGCTGAAATCGCAGGGCTATTATTACGCCGCAGCCTCTCTAATCTACCAAGGCCTCGTCAATTATTACAGAGAACAAGCGTCGTTTTCTAGGAGGGTTTACCGCAATTTATACGACCAGGCGTTACAAATGGCGAAAAACGCCGAGGCTGATTTAGCCCAAATCCCAATAACTATAAACAACATTGACCTCGTGGTGGCCAGTTATACGAGGATATACGAAGTTTATTTAGAAGCCAACTCCACTAATCCAGACGCGGGAATGATGTACGCCAGGGCAATTACGTTGAAATCTTGGATAGACGAGGCGCGGAAAATGGCCTATGGGCCCGTTGTAAATGAGACGGGCCTCGCCGAAGTGGCGAAGATGTACCTCGACTACGCAAAGACCATGTATGCGTATCTCGAGACGACTTACGGCGTCACTCTTGGCGACTACGCCACAGCCGTGCAATTAGCGGAGAGCCTTTACCAACGCGGCTTGTACCTAGCGTCCATGGCTAACTCCATTGAGATAATCGCCGAATCTGCCTCCGCGCTCATGTCCTCGGCGCCTGATAAATACCTACAAGTGGCCAGGGAAAGGGCTTTGATAAATATGGCCAGAGCTGCCGCGTGCGGCTACACCAACACTCTGCCGCTGAGCTACTTACAATTCGGCGACTACTTCAGCGCTCAGGGCAACGCGGCGCAAAACGCTCTTGCCTACTATATTATGGCCTCTATATATTCCACGGCCATGGGCGACGTGGTGTGTAACGCCAAGGGAGGGAGAATAATCCCAAGGGCGAATTTCTCAGCGGAAACTCAAGCCCCAACCTCCGCCCCCGTCACGACGCCCATGGAGTCTGTTGCAGAACAGGGGGAAAAAAGCTTGTGGATTCCCCTGGTTTTAGTCTTGTTGGCCGCGGCGGCTTTGATATACGCCTCTAGACGGTAACAACGTCTCTATTAAACGCCGGTTTTTTTCTCCGCCTCTTCCTCCCGCCCTTTGGCAAGAGCGCCGCGGTGAAAAAAGCAACTGGGATTAGATACTCCCAGTAGGGGGCGTACATATATATCGCCGCAATAATTCTCTCCACTACATCGCCGTTAACTAATAGGGCTGGTACCGAGAGTAGTATCAGGCCGGCAATTGCTAAGCCTGTGAGAACTCTATCCCTCACCCTCCTTAGCGCCAGCGCCGTGATTACTGCTATCACTGTTAAGGCGATTAGCCCAAACATATGGGGGGCCTACCACGGCAGTTTTATTTCTATTTGTTATTATAGGTCCTGGCTTTAAATAAGGCCCCGCGGTTGAAACGGGAGGAATCGGCACTG
It encodes the following:
- a CDS encoding S16 family serine protease, producing the protein MRKVAVLTLILAFILLAAGWQTYTIKVASVEINALAVGPSGGSVLPIKVTLLTPGDGRAYVAGVPEAGQGFGPSAQIALYVASRLSGVPYTNYTALLRVLASDAQVGGPSASGYITVALYALMNGLQLRNDTAMTGIILPDGLIGPVGGVSQKVSAAAAQGIKTALVPIGEAPSGIRGIRVIEIGTVEDAIYYLTGRRIETPPPTAVDDSTFKTISRDLLNAIYSYYNQTVGRGYVDTATIERLKSQGYYYAAASLIYQGLVNYYREQASFSRRVYRNLYDQALQMAKNAEADLAQIPITINNIDLVVASYTRIYEVYLEANSTNPDAGMMYARAITLKSWIDEARKMAYGPVVNETGLAEVAKMYLDYAKTMYAYLETTYGVTLGDYATAVQLAESLYQRGLYLASMANSIEIIAESASALMSSAPDKYLQVARERALINMARAAACGYTNTLPLSYLQFGDYFSAQGNAAQNALAYYIMASIYSTAMGDVVCNAKGGRIIPRANFSAETQAPTSAPVTTPMESVAEQGEKSLWIPLVLVLLAAAALIYASRR
- a CDS encoding winged helix-turn-helix domain-containing protein; the protein is MGNVDVDVVIRLLSLLLQRPMRKTELWRLSKLNYYSFERYLLILIERGLVAERDGLYHLTEKGTRETLAILEWLRRVLY